In Miscanthus floridulus cultivar M001 chromosome 5, ASM1932011v1, whole genome shotgun sequence, one genomic interval encodes:
- the LOC136450337 gene encoding cytidine deaminase 1-like: MGQEQAAPKPEAAATAMELTSFVMTAEEAERKAAAAGVATVQDLLPLLVPSARKRARVPISDFQVGAVGLGASGRVYVGVNLEFRGVPLCHSVHAEQFLVANAAAAGESALRAVAVSHMPCGHCRQFLQEIRGAAGIQILVTSDADEGCAPEWRTVASLLLRPFGPHDLLAENVPLVLEAHDNALGDPVVTAVANGFAPGDLDARLREAAEAAARAAHAPYSQCPSGFAVADGDGRIYAGGCLESAAYNPTLGPVQAAIIAMVAAGGGPAGDVVAAALVEKEQAAVAQEATARIFLDAVAPHASFHVYKYRPSDA, from the coding sequence ATGGGGCAGGAGCAGGCGGCGCCAAAGCCGGAGGCCGCGGCCACGGCGATGGAGCTGACGAGTTTCGtcatgaccgcggaggaggccgAGCGCAAGGCGGCGGCCGCCGGCGTGGCGACCGTGCAGGACCTGCTGCCGCTTCTGGTCCCGTCCGCGAGGAAGCGCGCGCGCGTCCCGATCTCGGACTTCCAAGTGGGCGCCGTGGGGCTGGGCGCCAGCGGCCGCGTCTACGTCGGCGTCAACCTCGAGTTCCGCGGCGTCCCGCTGTGCCACTCCGTCCACGCAGAGCAGTTCCTCGTGGCCAACGCCGCTGCCGCGGGGGAGTCCGCGCTGCGCGCCGTCGCCGTCTCCCACATGCCCTGCGGCCACTGCCGCCAGTTCCTCCAGGAGATCCGCGGCGCCGCCGGCATCCAGATCCTCGTGACCAGCGACGCCGACGAGGGCTGCGCGCCCGAGTGGCGCACGGTGGCGTCCCTCCTCCTCCGCCCCTTCGGGCCCCACGATCTCCTCGCCGAGAATGTGCCCCTCGTCCTCGAGGCGCACGACAACGCCCTGGGCGATCCCGTCGTCACCGCGGTCGCCAATGGCTTCGCCCCCGGCGACCTGGACGCGCGCCTGAGGGAGGCTGCGGAGGCGGCCGCGCGGGCGGCGCACGCGCCGTACAGCCAGTGCCCGTCGGGGTTCGCGGTGGCAGACGGTGACGGCAGGATCTACGCCGGTGGCTGCCTCGAGTCCGCAGCGTACAACCCGACGCTGGGCCCCGTCCAGGCGGCCATCATTGCGATGGTGGCAGCCGGAGGCGGCCCCGCCGGGGACGTGGTCGCGGCGGCGCTCGTGGAGAAGGAGCAGGCGGCGGTGGCCCAGGAGGCGACGGCCAGGATCTTCCTCGACGCCGTGGCCCCACACGCCAGCTTCCACGTCTACAAGTACAGGCCGTCCGATGCTTGA